From a single Drosophila sulfurigaster albostrigata strain 15112-1811.04 chromosome 3, ASM2355843v2, whole genome shotgun sequence genomic region:
- the LOC133843496 gene encoding retinol dehydrogenase 14-like isoform X2: MQGGKFEKQTDETGKVVIVTGSNTGIGKETVLELARRGATVYMACRDKSRAEQARLEVIRETKNQNIFFRELDLASLDSVRKFVDEFKKEQSKLDILINNAGIMLCPHMLTKEGFEMQLGVNHMGHFLLTNLLLDLLKKSLPSRIVNVSALAHVNGTINFDDLNSEKSYSPRKAYGQSKLANILFTRELAKRLEGTNVTVNALHPGVVETELSRHVKIFNNPIFRFLVSPLVWLIFKTAKNGAQTTLYAALDPDLNGVTGLYFSDCKPKEVSAAAKDANSAKRLWEESEKWTKAK; the protein is encoded by the exons ATGCAAGGTGGAAAGTTCGAGAAACAAACTGATGAAACCGGCAAAGTTGTGATTGTAACCGGTTCGAACACCGGCATTGGCAAGGAGACTGTCCTGGAATTGGCTCGCCGTGGAGCCACTGTCTATATGGCATGTCGGGATAAGTCAAGAGCAGAACAGGCTAGATTGGAGGTTATTAGGGAAACAAAGAACCAGAACATTTTCTTCCGTGAACTTGACTTGGCTTCTCTGGATTCCGTTCGCAAGTTTGTCGATGA GTTCAAGaaagagcaaagcaaactgGATATTCTCATTAACAATGCAGGAATAATGCTTTGTCCCCACATGTTGACGAAGGAAGGGTTCGAAATGCAGCTGGGAGTCAACCATATGGGTCACTTTTTGCTAACCAATTTGCTGCTCGATCTACTAAag AAATCTTTACCTAGCCGCATTGTGAACGTTTCTGCCTTGGCGCACGTTAACGGAACTATCAACTTTGATGATTTGAACAGTGAGAAATCCTACTCGCCACGCAAGGCCTACGGCCAGAGCAAATTGGCCAACATACTCTTTACTAGGGAGTTGGCCAAACGCTTGGAAGGAACTAATGTGACTGTGAATGCTCTGCATCCTGGTGTTGTTGAAACAGAACTGAGTAGGCAtgtcaaaatattcaataaccCCATTTTTCG TTTCTTGGTGAGCCCATTAGTCTGGCTGATCTTCAAGACTGCCAAAAATGGCGCACAAACCACTTTGTATGCTGCTCTGGATCCTGATTTGAATGGTGTAACTGGATTGTACTTCAGCGACTGCAAGCCTAAGGAAGTATCTGCTGCTGCGAAGGATGCGAACTCCGCCAAGCGATTGTGGGAGGAGAGCGAGAAGTGGACCAAAGCCAAATAG
- the LOC133843496 gene encoding retinol dehydrogenase 13-like isoform X1, with amino-acid sequence MCCLTDCLCSCFVWPALIGIAAYFIRKYMQGGKFEKQTDETGKVVIVTGSNTGIGKETVLELARRGATVYMACRDKSRAEQARLEVIRETKNQNIFFRELDLASLDSVRKFVDEFKKEQSKLDILINNAGIMLCPHMLTKEGFEMQLGVNHMGHFLLTNLLLDLLKKSLPSRIVNVSALAHVNGTINFDDLNSEKSYSPRKAYGQSKLANILFTRELAKRLEGTNVTVNALHPGVVETELSRHVKIFNNPIFRFLVSPLVWLIFKTAKNGAQTTLYAALDPDLNGVTGLYFSDCKPKEVSAAAKDANSAKRLWEESEKWTKAK; translated from the exons ATGTGTTGTTTAACAGATTGTCTGTGTTCGTGTTTTGTTTGGCCAGCCTTGATAGGAATTGCTGCCTATTTTATCAGGAAA TACATGCAAGGTGGAAAGTTCGAGAAACAAACTGATGAAACCGGCAAAGTTGTGATTGTAACCGGTTCGAACACCGGCATTGGCAAGGAGACTGTCCTGGAATTGGCTCGCCGTGGAGCCACTGTCTATATGGCATGTCGGGATAAGTCAAGAGCAGAACAGGCTAGATTGGAGGTTATTAGGGAAACAAAGAACCAGAACATTTTCTTCCGTGAACTTGACTTGGCTTCTCTGGATTCCGTTCGCAAGTTTGTCGATGA GTTCAAGaaagagcaaagcaaactgGATATTCTCATTAACAATGCAGGAATAATGCTTTGTCCCCACATGTTGACGAAGGAAGGGTTCGAAATGCAGCTGGGAGTCAACCATATGGGTCACTTTTTGCTAACCAATTTGCTGCTCGATCTACTAAag AAATCTTTACCTAGCCGCATTGTGAACGTTTCTGCCTTGGCGCACGTTAACGGAACTATCAACTTTGATGATTTGAACAGTGAGAAATCCTACTCGCCACGCAAGGCCTACGGCCAGAGCAAATTGGCCAACATACTCTTTACTAGGGAGTTGGCCAAACGCTTGGAAGGAACTAATGTGACTGTGAATGCTCTGCATCCTGGTGTTGTTGAAACAGAACTGAGTAGGCAtgtcaaaatattcaataaccCCATTTTTCG TTTCTTGGTGAGCCCATTAGTCTGGCTGATCTTCAAGACTGCCAAAAATGGCGCACAAACCACTTTGTATGCTGCTCTGGATCCTGATTTGAATGGTGTAACTGGATTGTACTTCAGCGACTGCAAGCCTAAGGAAGTATCTGCTGCTGCGAAGGATGCGAACTCCGCCAAGCGATTGTGGGAGGAGAGCGAGAAGTGGACCAAAGCCAAATAG